A DNA window from Salvelinus fontinalis isolate EN_2023a chromosome 28, ASM2944872v1, whole genome shotgun sequence contains the following coding sequences:
- the LOC129826105 gene encoding LIM/homeobox protein Lhx6-like isoform X2, which translates to MYWKNEALSPHPEKNKVLLDNVFVDQSHSDGELHEDVKVEAPFLPSPPVTPSMCSPPILASPTPVRSTGKNQCASCGTEIQDRYLLKVNNLNWHVGCLECSVCRVSLRQHNSCYIKNKEIFCKLDYFSRFGTKCSQCGRQVYATDWVRRARGSVYHLACFACYSCKRQLSTGEEFGLVEGRVLCRAHYDTMVENLQRAAENGTGLTLEGALPSDQDGQPKPAKRARTSFSAEQLQVMQSQFYQDNNPDTQTLQKLADMTGLSRRVIQVWFQNCRARHKKHPPPQHNGHLQGAPYPHSRIPPPLPDNLYSPFSSPDRPHLLALHGYIDSHPFSMLSSPNHLIHPGMTLPQLPISH; encoded by the exons ATGTACTGGAAAAATGAAGCTCTGTCCCCACACCCAGAGAAGAACAAAGTTTTATTGGACAATGTTTTCGTTGATCAG TCTCACTCCGACGGGGAGCTTCACGAGGATGTGAAAGTAGAGGCTCCTTTCCTGCCCAGTCCTCCGGTAACACCGTCTATGTGCTCGCCTCCGATCCTGGCCTCCCCGACGCCGGTTCGTTCCACCGGGAAAAACCAGTGTGCCAGCTGCGGCACAGAGATCCAAGACAGATACCTACTGAAG GTGAATAATTTGAATTGGCACGTGGGATGTCTGGAGTGTTCAGTCTGCAGAGTATCATTACGTCAGCACAATAGCTGCTACATCAAAAACAAAGAAATCTTTTGCAAATTGGATTATTTCAG TAGGTTTGGCACCAAGTGTAGCCAGTGCGGGCGCCAGGTGTATGCCACTGACTGGGTACGGCGGGCGCGGGGCAGTGTGTACCACCTGGCCTGCTTCGCCTGCTACTCCTGTAAGAGGCAGCTGTCCACGGGGGAGGAGTTTGGTCTGGTGGAGGGCAGGGTGCTGTGTCGGGCCCACTACGACACCATGGTGGAGAACCTCCAGAGAGCGGCGGAGAACG GGACAGGTCTCACTTTAGAGGGAGCCTTGCCCTCTGATCAGGATGGCCAACCCAAACCAGCCAAGAGAGCACGCACTTCCTTCAGCGCTGAGCAGCTACAG GTGATGCAGTCTCAGTTTTACCAAGACAACAACCCTGATACCCAGACCTTACAGAAGCTGGCAGACATGACAGGACTGAGCAGACGGGTCATACAA GTTTGGTTTCAAAACTGCAGAGCAAGGCATAAAAAGCATCCTCCCCCCCAGCACAACGGTCACCTCCAGGGCGCCCCTTACCCCCACTCCAGAATCCCCCCCCCACTGCCAGACAACCTCTACTCCCCCTTCAGCAGTCCTGACAGACCACACCTGCTGGCTCTGCATGGATATATAGACA GTCATCCCTTCTCGATGCTGTCCTCCCCTAACCACCTCATCCACCCAGGCATGACCTTACCACAGTTGCCCATCAGCCACTAA
- the LOC129826105 gene encoding LIM/homeobox protein Lhx6-like isoform X1 — MSHSDGELHEDVKVEAPFLPSPPVTPSMCSPPILASPTPVRSTGKNQCASCGTEIQDRYLLKVNNLNWHVGCLECSVCRVSLRQHNSCYIKNKEIFCKLDYFSRFGTKCSQCGRQVYATDWVRRARGSVYHLACFACYSCKRQLSTGEEFGLVEGRVLCRAHYDTMVENLQRAAENGTGLTLEGALPSDQDGQPKPAKRARTSFSAEQLQVMQSQFYQDNNPDTQTLQKLADMTGLSRRVIQVWFQNCRARHKKHPPPQHNGHLQGAPYPHSRIPPPLPDNLYSPFSSPDRPHLLALHGYIDSHPFSMLSSPNHLIHPGMTLPQLPISH, encoded by the exons ATG TCTCACTCCGACGGGGAGCTTCACGAGGATGTGAAAGTAGAGGCTCCTTTCCTGCCCAGTCCTCCGGTAACACCGTCTATGTGCTCGCCTCCGATCCTGGCCTCCCCGACGCCGGTTCGTTCCACCGGGAAAAACCAGTGTGCCAGCTGCGGCACAGAGATCCAAGACAGATACCTACTGAAG GTGAATAATTTGAATTGGCACGTGGGATGTCTGGAGTGTTCAGTCTGCAGAGTATCATTACGTCAGCACAATAGCTGCTACATCAAAAACAAAGAAATCTTTTGCAAATTGGATTATTTCAG TAGGTTTGGCACCAAGTGTAGCCAGTGCGGGCGCCAGGTGTATGCCACTGACTGGGTACGGCGGGCGCGGGGCAGTGTGTACCACCTGGCCTGCTTCGCCTGCTACTCCTGTAAGAGGCAGCTGTCCACGGGGGAGGAGTTTGGTCTGGTGGAGGGCAGGGTGCTGTGTCGGGCCCACTACGACACCATGGTGGAGAACCTCCAGAGAGCGGCGGAGAACG GGACAGGTCTCACTTTAGAGGGAGCCTTGCCCTCTGATCAGGATGGCCAACCCAAACCAGCCAAGAGAGCACGCACTTCCTTCAGCGCTGAGCAGCTACAG GTGATGCAGTCTCAGTTTTACCAAGACAACAACCCTGATACCCAGACCTTACAGAAGCTGGCAGACATGACAGGACTGAGCAGACGGGTCATACAA GTTTGGTTTCAAAACTGCAGAGCAAGGCATAAAAAGCATCCTCCCCCCCAGCACAACGGTCACCTCCAGGGCGCCCCTTACCCCCACTCCAGAATCCCCCCCCCACTGCCAGACAACCTCTACTCCCCCTTCAGCAGTCCTGACAGACCACACCTGCTGGCTCTGCATGGATATATAGACA GTCATCCCTTCTCGATGCTGTCCTCCCCTAACCACCTCATCCACCCAGGCATGACCTTACCACAGTTGCCCATCAGCCACTAA